In Microbacterium cremeum, a genomic segment contains:
- the ccsB gene encoding c-type cytochrome biogenesis protein CcsB, which produces MPEASVFSAAAAETQTLGLESISVLLVWTAITIYALAFAAYAVDLARRGAAAVDAKDAATRRERELVGAGVGYAGSVDAMRAQEHASEAALHAPIGRRERFVWARIGTSLTVLAFLFHLGADVTRGIAAGRVPWSNMYEFALTGTLLIVAVYLAVLLRYDLRFLGTFITGLVAVLLGGTAIWFYTEIVPLMDPLKSVWLVIHVFVASLATALFALAFGLSVLQLMQARRERKTAATVGAEDGGDVRTGPKFLRTLPSADALESLAYRFAIIGFIFWTFTLIAGSIWANDAWGRYWGFDTKEVWTFVIWVLYAGYIHARATRGWRGARSAWLSIIGFTAVIFNFTIVNMFFKGLHAYSGLS; this is translated from the coding sequence ATGCCCGAAGCATCCGTGTTCAGCGCTGCCGCCGCCGAGACCCAGACGCTCGGACTCGAGTCGATCTCGGTGCTGCTGGTCTGGACGGCGATCACGATCTACGCGCTCGCGTTCGCGGCGTACGCCGTCGACCTGGCGCGGCGGGGCGCCGCGGCGGTGGACGCGAAGGATGCCGCGACCCGGCGCGAGCGCGAGCTCGTCGGCGCCGGGGTCGGCTACGCCGGCTCGGTCGACGCGATGCGGGCACAGGAGCATGCCTCCGAGGCGGCGCTGCACGCCCCGATCGGGCGCCGTGAGCGCTTCGTGTGGGCACGCATCGGCACGTCGCTGACGGTGCTCGCCTTCCTGTTCCACCTCGGCGCGGACGTGACGCGCGGCATCGCCGCGGGTCGGGTGCCGTGGTCGAACATGTACGAGTTCGCGCTCACCGGCACCCTGCTCATCGTCGCCGTGTATCTGGCCGTGCTTCTGCGCTACGACCTGCGCTTTCTCGGCACGTTCATCACGGGTCTGGTGGCGGTGCTGCTGGGGGGGACGGCGATCTGGTTCTACACCGAGATCGTGCCCCTCATGGACCCGCTCAAGTCGGTGTGGCTCGTCATCCACGTCTTCGTCGCCTCGCTCGCGACGGCGCTGTTCGCGCTCGCGTTCGGGCTGTCGGTGCTGCAGCTCATGCAGGCGCGACGGGAGCGCAAGACGGCGGCGACCGTCGGGGCCGAAGACGGCGGCGACGTCAGGACCGGACCGAAGTTCCTCCGCACGCTGCCGAGCGCCGACGCGCTGGAGTCCCTGGCGTACCGGTTCGCGATCATCGGCTTCATCTTCTGGACCTTCACCCTCATCGCCGGCTCGATCTGGGCGAACGACGCCTGGGGCCGCTACTGGGGCTTCGACACGAAGGAAGTCTGGACGTTCGTCATCTGGGTGCTGTACGCGGGGTACATCCACGCGCGTGCCACACGCGGGTGGCGCGGCGCCCGATCGGCCTGGCTCTCGATCATCGGGTTCACCGCGGTGATCTTCAACTTCACGATCGTCAACATGTTCTTCAAGGGCCTCCACGCCTACTCCGGACTGAGCTGA
- a CDS encoding rhodanese-like domain-containing protein, which produces MKSITVHELREREGTPLIDVREEWEFETGRVPGAVNLPMSTIGDRLDELPDGAFDVICKVGGRSARVAEALAARGYDATNVDGGTDEWIAAGYPVEGAA; this is translated from the coding sequence ATGAAGTCCATCACCGTCCACGAACTGCGCGAGCGTGAGGGCACCCCGCTCATCGACGTGCGCGAGGAGTGGGAGTTCGAGACGGGGCGCGTGCCGGGCGCGGTCAACCTGCCGATGTCGACCATCGGCGACCGGCTCGACGAGTTGCCCGACGGCGCCTTCGACGTCATCTGCAAGGTCGGCGGCCGCTCCGCCCGCGTGGCCGAGGCCCTCGCCGCCCGCGGCTACGACGCGACCAACGTCGACGGCGGCACCGACGAGTGGATCGCCGCCGGCTACCCCGTCGAAGGCGCCGCGTGA
- a CDS encoding DUF6264 family protein gives MTTPPYSEPSATAWPPAPPAKRPVRTLDVVVTIVLLVADGVLAALASIMGMFLVMASDPCGVVTCSSDLIMVGWLMGMILPWLAFVATAIVAIVLMVKRRLAFWVALIGAGAIVLSLVLAFVVTAAGVPGSSL, from the coding sequence ATGACGACGCCGCCCTACTCCGAGCCGTCCGCGACGGCGTGGCCGCCGGCGCCGCCCGCGAAGCGCCCGGTGAGGACGCTGGATGTCGTCGTCACGATCGTGCTGCTGGTGGCGGACGGCGTGCTCGCCGCCCTCGCCTCGATCATGGGCATGTTCCTCGTGATGGCATCGGACCCGTGCGGCGTGGTCACGTGCAGCAGCGACCTCATCATGGTCGGGTGGCTGATGGGCATGATCCTGCCGTGGCTCGCGTTCGTGGCGACGGCGATCGTGGCGATCGTGCTCATGGTGAAGCGGCGTCTCGCCTTCTGGGTGGCGCTGATCGGCGCCGGGGCGATCGTGCTGTCGCTCGTGCTCGCCTTCGTCGTGACCGCCGCGGGGGTGCCCGGCTCGAGCCTGTGA
- a CDS encoding 30S ribosomal protein bS22: MGSVIKKRRKRMAKKKHRKLLRKTRHQRRNKK; this comes from the coding sequence GTGGGTTCTGTCATCAAGAAGCGCCGCAAGCGCATGGCGAAGAAGAAGCACCGCAAGCTGCTTCGCAAGACTCGCCACCAGCGCCGCAACAAGAAGTAA
- a CDS encoding TlpA family protein disulfide reductase codes for MTGRAGARRGLRGAASVVFAFSLVAGLAACTSDPLADQYRDGDNKGFIAASGVRYVEIPEAERTEPIDFEGVLDTGGTVTEADFAGDVLVVNFWYAACAPCRVEAPALDEAHAALAGETVSFLGVNLYDGAEASRAFAETYGIRYPSALATEDGSIKLAFAGQTPLNAVPSTLVLDSQGRVAVRIIGQLEDASILETLVRETLEES; via the coding sequence ATGACCGGGCGAGCCGGGGCGAGACGCGGGCTGCGGGGCGCGGCATCCGTCGTCTTCGCATTCTCTCTCGTCGCCGGACTGGCGGCGTGCACGAGCGATCCGCTGGCCGATCAGTACCGCGATGGTGACAACAAGGGCTTCATCGCGGCGAGCGGCGTGCGCTACGTCGAGATCCCCGAGGCCGAGCGCACCGAGCCCATCGACTTCGAAGGCGTACTCGACACCGGCGGCACGGTGACCGAGGCCGACTTCGCGGGCGACGTGCTGGTCGTGAACTTCTGGTACGCCGCGTGCGCGCCGTGCCGCGTCGAGGCGCCCGCGCTGGACGAGGCTCACGCGGCGCTGGCGGGCGAAACCGTGTCGTTCCTGGGGGTGAACCTCTACGACGGCGCCGAGGCGTCGCGGGCGTTCGCCGAGACATACGGGATCCGGTATCCGAGCGCGCTGGCGACCGAGGACGGCTCGATCAAGCTGGCCTTCGCCGGCCAGACGCCGCTGAACGCCGTGCCCTCGACGCTCGTCCTCGACAGCCAGGGGCGCGTCGCGGTGCGCATCATCGGGCAGCTCGAAGACGCCTCGATCCTCGAGACCCTGGTGCGCGAGACGCTGGAGGAATCGTGA
- a CDS encoding DedA family protein produces the protein MDVIGPAGAGLAIAMENLFPPLPSEVILPMAGLASSRGSFTLFEALFWTTAGSVVGAMLLYGLGAWLGVARLRAIAAKVPLLHPEDIDRTVAWFSRHGGKAVFFGRMIPIFRSLISIPAGITRMPLWRFALLTTAGSLIWNSIFVLSGFVLGESWHIVERYADILQYVVIAATVLGVAWFVYVRVRALVSERGWRSGAEPELD, from the coding sequence ATGGACGTGATCGGCCCCGCCGGCGCCGGACTCGCCATCGCGATGGAGAACCTGTTCCCGCCGCTGCCGAGCGAGGTGATCCTGCCGATGGCGGGTCTGGCCTCCAGCCGTGGCTCGTTCACGCTCTTCGAGGCCCTGTTCTGGACGACGGCAGGTTCGGTGGTCGGCGCGATGCTGCTGTACGGCCTCGGCGCGTGGCTCGGCGTCGCGCGGCTGCGGGCCATCGCCGCGAAGGTGCCGCTGCTGCACCCCGAAGACATCGACCGCACCGTCGCGTGGTTCTCGCGGCACGGCGGCAAGGCGGTGTTCTTCGGGCGCATGATCCCGATCTTCCGCAGCCTCATCTCGATCCCCGCCGGCATCACGCGCATGCCGCTGTGGCGGTTCGCGCTCCTGACGACCGCCGGCAGCCTCATCTGGAACTCGATCTTCGTGCTGTCGGGCTTCGTCCTCGGTGAGTCGTGGCACATCGTGGAGCGGTATGCCGACATCCTCCAGTACGTCGTGATCGCTGCGACCGTGCTGGGAGTCGCGTGGTTCGTGTACGTGCGGGTGCGTGCGCTCGTCAGCGAGCGCGGATGGCGATCGGGCGCCGAGCCGGAGCTGGACTGA
- the resB gene encoding cytochrome c biogenesis protein ResB → MSRPRSDAAGSATAEPVEGTLRPADHADAADDPRDASAGSAADGPALGVVGWMRWGWRQLTSMRTALVLLLLLAIAAVPGSLVPQRSADPNGVTQYFQNNPDLAPVLDNLSMFDVYTSPWFSAIYILLFVSLVGCIIPRTRHHYKALRAKPPRTPARLGRLEAYRSETLEYADDADAAAAASGAIEVARQQLKKAGYRVERYDTRTALSVSGERGYLRETGNLVFHASLVGVLLAVGIGGGLTYTGQTVIIEGRTWVNTLLDYTSFNPGRFVDEETALAPYSLTLDRFDVTYQPLGSQGQGQAGDFVANLTTQLAGGEPVTGEVRVNQPLEMAGDRIYLMGNGYAPTLTIRDAEGDVIFSESVPFLPQDTNMTSLGVVKVPDGLDEQLGLVGFFYPTQVMRQDGAFASAYPALTNPVVTLDVYEGDLGIDGGVPRSVYTLDTSEMDKLTGRGTDVESIELAPGETADLPGGRGTVTFENEATDAAGGYDGSVKRYVSLSIHRDAAATWVLLFAVLATAGLLAGLFVPRRRMWVKATTRGDAVELEYAGLARGEDPALAAAVEQFAQRHLASLAHAPANSEEPPPGGRTRPDVD, encoded by the coding sequence GTGTCCCGACCCCGCTCTGACGCGGCGGGCTCCGCGACCGCGGAGCCGGTCGAGGGGACGCTGCGCCCGGCCGACCACGCCGACGCCGCCGACGACCCTCGCGACGCCTCGGCAGGCTCCGCGGCCGACGGGCCCGCGCTCGGCGTCGTCGGATGGATGCGGTGGGGCTGGCGCCAGCTGACCTCGATGCGCACGGCGCTCGTGCTGCTGCTGCTCCTCGCGATCGCCGCGGTGCCGGGGTCGCTCGTGCCGCAGCGCAGCGCCGACCCGAACGGGGTCACCCAGTACTTCCAGAACAACCCCGACCTGGCGCCGGTCCTCGACAACCTCAGCATGTTCGACGTGTACACGTCACCGTGGTTCTCGGCGATCTACATCCTGCTGTTCGTCTCGCTCGTGGGCTGCATCATCCCGCGCACGCGGCACCACTACAAGGCCCTGCGCGCGAAGCCGCCGCGCACGCCCGCACGGCTCGGGCGCCTGGAGGCGTACCGCTCCGAGACGCTCGAGTACGCGGATGACGCGGATGCCGCAGCCGCGGCATCCGGAGCGATCGAAGTCGCCCGGCAGCAGCTGAAGAAGGCGGGCTACCGCGTCGAGCGCTACGACACGCGCACCGCACTGTCGGTCTCGGGGGAGCGCGGCTACCTGCGCGAGACCGGCAACCTCGTCTTCCACGCGTCGCTCGTGGGCGTGCTGCTCGCGGTCGGCATCGGCGGCGGGCTCACCTACACCGGCCAGACCGTCATCATCGAGGGCCGCACGTGGGTCAACACGCTGCTGGACTACACGTCGTTCAACCCGGGACGCTTCGTCGACGAGGAGACCGCCCTCGCACCGTACTCGCTCACCCTCGACCGGTTCGACGTGACGTATCAGCCGCTCGGCAGCCAGGGTCAGGGCCAGGCCGGCGACTTCGTCGCGAACCTCACCACGCAGCTCGCGGGCGGCGAGCCGGTGACGGGCGAGGTGCGCGTCAACCAGCCGCTCGAGATGGCCGGCGACCGCATCTACCTCATGGGCAACGGATACGCGCCGACGCTCACGATCCGCGACGCCGAGGGCGACGTGATCTTCTCGGAGTCGGTGCCGTTCCTGCCGCAGGACACCAACATGACCTCGCTCGGCGTGGTCAAGGTGCCCGACGGCCTCGACGAGCAGCTGGGCCTCGTGGGCTTCTTCTACCCGACGCAGGTGATGCGCCAGGACGGCGCCTTCGCGTCGGCGTACCCGGCTCTGACCAACCCCGTCGTCACCCTCGACGTGTACGAGGGGGACCTCGGCATCGACGGCGGCGTGCCACGGTCGGTGTACACGCTCGACACGAGCGAGATGGACAAGCTCACCGGCCGCGGCACCGACGTCGAATCGATCGAGCTCGCGCCCGGCGAGACCGCCGACCTGCCCGGCGGACGCGGCACGGTGACCTTCGAGAACGAGGCGACGGACGCCGCCGGCGGCTACGACGGATCGGTCAAGAGGTACGTGTCGCTGTCGATCCATCGGGATGCCGCGGCCACGTGGGTGCTGCTGTTCGCGGTCCTCGCGACCGCGGGCCTGCTCGCCGGGCTGTTCGTTCCGCGCCGCCGCATGTGGGTCAAGGCGACGACCCGCGGCGATGCCGTGGAGCTCGAGTACGCCGGGCTCGCGCGCGGTGAGGACCCGGCGCTCGCGGCCGCCGTCGAGCAGTTCGCCCAGCGCCACCTCGCCTCGCTCGCGCACGCCCCCGCGAATTCCGAAGAACCCCCGCCGGGGGGCCGCACCCGCCCCGACGTAGACTGA
- a CDS encoding histidine phosphatase family protein, whose protein sequence is MPADRLHLVRHGEVHNPRRVLYGRLPGYGLSSDGRRMARQAAEFVHAMQRPVSSLVCSPLQRTRESAEPFGEVFGIEPVIDERVIEPTNVFEGKRMALALVNPWNWRHLRKPALPSWGEPYADVVGRMNAAMTQAWDAADSGDVVIVSHQLPIWITHLAVAGLPLRHDPRERRCALSSVTSFEMVDGKWTETAYAEPASTAGAVDVGAV, encoded by the coding sequence GTGCCCGCTGACCGCCTCCATCTCGTGCGCCACGGGGAGGTCCACAATCCTCGCCGCGTGCTCTATGGGCGACTCCCGGGGTACGGACTGAGCTCCGACGGGCGGCGCATGGCGCGCCAGGCGGCCGAGTTCGTCCACGCGATGCAGCGCCCCGTGTCGTCGCTGGTGTGCTCGCCGCTGCAGCGCACGCGCGAGTCGGCCGAGCCGTTCGGCGAGGTCTTCGGGATCGAGCCCGTCATCGACGAGCGGGTGATCGAGCCGACCAACGTGTTCGAGGGCAAGCGGATGGCGCTCGCCCTGGTCAATCCCTGGAACTGGCGGCACCTGCGCAAGCCGGCGCTGCCCAGCTGGGGCGAACCGTACGCGGACGTCGTGGGTCGCATGAACGCGGCCATGACGCAGGCGTGGGATGCCGCGGACTCGGGCGACGTCGTGATCGTCTCGCACCAGCTCCCGATCTGGATCACGCATCTCGCGGTCGCGGGACTCCCGCTGCGGCACGACCCCCGCGAGCGGCGCTGCGCGCTGTCGAGCGTGACGAGCTTCGAGATGGTCGACGGCAAGTGGACCGAGACCGCCTACGCCGAGCCGGCGTCCACGGCGGGCGCGGTGGATGTGGGGGCGGTATGA
- the aspS gene encoding aspartate--tRNA(Asn) ligase, with protein sequence MSERVLVQQLQGLADGPVSVSGWVETVRDQKKVQFVILRDETGAVQLVNPATREPADDADAAAEASLALTSTISELATGTFLTVHGVLKHDERVKLGGVEIKIGSLDIAAAALPETPIAADSGLDKRMDWRFLDLRQRRNNLIFRVQTTLEHAMRSYWIERDYIEVHSPKLMASASESNAELFSLEYFGDQTAYLAQSPQFFKQMAQVAGFGKIFEIAPAFRADPSFTSRHATEFTSIDAEISWIDSHEDVARMQEELLATAIAAVKAKHGAEIEELFGIEVQVPAIPFPRIPLAEAREIVKARGYEIPRTDGDLDPEGERQISAHVEETYGHQFVFITDYHPEIRAFYHMRDEETGLTKSYDLLFKGVEITTGAQREHRVDVLVEQAKEKGLEPEHLDFYLDFFRYGAPPHGGFGMGLARVLMLLLGQDSIREVTYLFRGPTRLAP encoded by the coding sequence GTGAGTGAACGCGTTCTCGTCCAGCAGCTGCAGGGTCTCGCCGACGGACCCGTCTCGGTGTCCGGATGGGTCGAGACCGTTCGTGACCAGAAGAAGGTGCAGTTCGTCATCCTGCGCGACGAGACCGGCGCGGTGCAACTGGTCAACCCGGCCACGCGCGAGCCGGCCGACGACGCGGACGCCGCGGCAGAGGCATCCCTCGCCCTCACCAGCACCATCTCGGAGCTGGCCACCGGCACCTTCCTCACGGTGCACGGCGTGCTCAAGCACGACGAGCGCGTGAAGCTCGGCGGCGTCGAGATCAAGATCGGCTCGCTCGACATCGCGGCCGCCGCGCTCCCCGAGACGCCGATCGCCGCCGACTCCGGCCTCGACAAGCGCATGGACTGGCGCTTCCTCGACCTGCGGCAGCGCCGCAACAACCTCATCTTCCGCGTGCAGACGACCCTCGAGCACGCGATGCGCTCGTACTGGATCGAGCGCGACTACATCGAGGTGCACTCGCCGAAGCTCATGGCGTCGGCCTCCGAGTCCAACGCCGAGCTGTTCTCGCTCGAGTACTTCGGCGACCAGACCGCGTACCTCGCGCAGTCGCCGCAGTTCTTCAAGCAGATGGCGCAGGTCGCCGGTTTCGGCAAGATCTTCGAGATCGCGCCGGCCTTCCGCGCCGACCCCTCGTTCACGAGCCGTCACGCGACGGAGTTCACCTCGATCGACGCCGAGATCAGCTGGATCGACTCGCACGAAGACGTCGCGCGCATGCAGGAGGAGCTCCTCGCCACCGCGATCGCCGCGGTCAAGGCCAAGCACGGCGCCGAGATCGAGGAGCTGTTCGGCATCGAGGTGCAGGTTCCCGCGATCCCGTTCCCGCGCATCCCGCTCGCGGAGGCCCGCGAGATCGTCAAGGCCCGCGGCTACGAGATCCCCCGCACCGACGGCGACCTCGACCCCGAGGGCGAGCGTCAGATCTCGGCGCACGTCGAGGAGACCTACGGCCACCAGTTCGTCTTCATCACCGACTACCACCCCGAGATCCGCGCGTTCTACCACATGCGCGACGAAGAGACCGGGCTCACCAAGTCGTACGACCTGCTCTTCAAGGGCGTCGAGATCACGACGGGCGCCCAGCGCGAGCACCGCGTCGACGTGCTCGTCGAGCAGGCGAAGGAGAAGGGTCTCGAGCCCGAGCACCTCGACTTCTACCTCGACTTCTTCCGCTACGGCGCCCCGCCCCACGGCGGATTCGGCATGGGCCTGGCCCGCGTGCTGATGCTGCTGCTCGGGCAGGACTCGATCCGCGAGGTCACGTACCTCTTCCGGGGTCCCACCCGCCTCGCCCCCTGA
- a CDS encoding TetR/AcrR family transcriptional regulator: MTDAPDLELPRGIALAWGVAANPQRGPKREMSVERIVEAAVEIADAEGLGAVSMAAVAAKLGFTPMSLYRYVTAKDDLILLMQEEATGLPSEETLTAGDWQARLTALYREQVEQYVRHPWVLEVPITGSPATPNSAAWMDAGLAALADTPLSHEERLSVLLLVTGAARWTGIVLAGYQRAERDGGLSGVDITAREDAMFRALITADAYPHLRAAIDAGVFLDESDPFVFGLERGLDGVAAYMDVVAQGRTVERVPLMPLEDADIADDKKYREARKAVRDAEKALRDARKLERQAARDARERRARVRGDS, encoded by the coding sequence ATGACGGACGCCCCCGACCTCGAGCTGCCGCGCGGCATCGCCCTCGCGTGGGGCGTCGCGGCCAACCCGCAGCGCGGTCCCAAGCGCGAGATGAGCGTCGAGCGGATCGTCGAAGCCGCCGTCGAGATCGCGGATGCCGAGGGCCTGGGCGCCGTCTCGATGGCCGCCGTGGCCGCGAAGCTGGGCTTCACGCCGATGTCGCTCTACCGTTACGTCACCGCCAAGGACGACCTGATCCTGCTCATGCAGGAGGAGGCGACGGGGCTCCCGTCGGAGGAGACCCTCACCGCCGGCGACTGGCAGGCGCGGCTGACGGCGCTCTACCGCGAGCAGGTGGAGCAGTACGTGCGCCACCCGTGGGTGCTCGAGGTGCCGATCACCGGCTCGCCCGCGACACCCAACAGCGCCGCGTGGATGGATGCCGGACTCGCCGCGCTCGCCGACACGCCCCTCAGCCACGAGGAGCGGCTCTCGGTGCTGCTGCTGGTCACCGGCGCCGCGCGCTGGACGGGCATCGTGCTCGCCGGTTATCAGCGCGCCGAGCGGGACGGCGGGCTCAGCGGCGTGGACATCACCGCGCGCGAGGACGCGATGTTCCGCGCGCTCATCACGGCGGACGCCTACCCCCACCTGCGCGCCGCCATCGATGCCGGGGTCTTCCTCGACGAGTCGGACCCGTTCGTCTTCGGCCTCGAGCGCGGTCTCGACGGCGTCGCGGCCTACATGGACGTCGTCGCTCAGGGGCGCACCGTGGAGCGCGTGCCGTTGATGCCCCTGGAAGACGCCGACATCGCCGACGACAAGAAGTACCGCGAGGCGCGCAAGGCGGTGAGGGACGCCGAGAAGGCGCTTCGCGACGCCCGCAAGCTCGAACGACAGGCTGCTCGAGACGCTCGCGAGCGCCGGGCGCGCGTGCGAGGCGACTCCTGA
- a CDS encoding cytochrome c biogenesis CcdA family protein, with the protein MNLAEIVADGSLLIAIPIAVLAGVLSFLSPCVLPLVPGYLGFIGGAVAPRPVPVGAAGVPTRSPALPRSTTEGPRSSSERSETKRPDPTSAAEPRRGRLVLGVLLFIAGFTVVFVSMAMLGGTLGRFLLEYADVITRVLGVFVIAMGFVFIGWFGLAQRISRPQVRGNLGLVGAPLLGVALGIGWAPCIGPTLAVILTMAFDSGSAGRAALLGVAYSLGLGIPFLLLTLGFGWATRSVSFVRRHIRVVNLVGGGLLIVLGLLMVTGVWTSIMAQLQGVFASVPTPL; encoded by the coding sequence GTGAACCTCGCCGAGATCGTCGCCGACGGCTCGCTCCTGATCGCGATCCCGATCGCCGTGCTCGCCGGCGTCCTGTCGTTCCTCTCGCCGTGCGTGCTGCCGCTCGTGCCGGGATACCTGGGCTTCATCGGGGGAGCGGTGGCACCGCGGCCCGTGCCCGTGGGCGCTGCGGGCGTTCCGACACGGTCGCCGGCGCTCCCTCGCTCGACGACCGAAGGTCCGCGGTCGTCGAGCGAGCGCAGCGAGACGAAACGCCCCGACCCGACGAGCGCGGCCGAGCCCCGACGCGGGCGGCTCGTGCTCGGGGTGCTGCTGTTCATCGCGGGGTTCACGGTCGTGTTCGTGAGCATGGCGATGCTCGGCGGAACCCTCGGCCGGTTCCTGCTCGAGTACGCCGATGTCATCACGCGCGTGCTCGGCGTGTTCGTCATCGCGATGGGCTTCGTCTTCATCGGCTGGTTCGGCCTCGCGCAGCGCATCTCGCGCCCGCAGGTCCGCGGCAACCTCGGCCTCGTCGGCGCGCCGCTGCTGGGCGTCGCCCTCGGCATCGGATGGGCGCCGTGCATCGGACCGACCCTCGCGGTGATCCTCACGATGGCGTTCGACTCGGGCTCGGCGGGCCGGGCGGCGCTGCTCGGCGTCGCATACTCGCTCGGGCTCGGCATCCCGTTCCTGCTGCTCACGCTCGGCTTCGGGTGGGCGACGCGCTCGGTCTCGTTCGTGCGACGCCACATCCGCGTCGTCAACCTGGTCGGCGGCGGCCTGCTCATCGTCCTCGGCCTGCTGATGGTGACCGGCGTGTGGACCTCGATCATGGCCCAGCTGCAGGGGGTGTTCGCGAGTGTCCCGACCCCGCTCTGA
- a CDS encoding glutaredoxin family protein, protein MTTLTLIGKPDCHLCDVAREVVETVVAELPDDAVEVEELSIADDPALYALWWEKIPVVLIDGELHGHWRVSPDRLRAALTAAG, encoded by the coding sequence GTGACGACGCTCACGCTCATCGGCAAGCCGGACTGCCACCTCTGCGACGTCGCGCGCGAGGTCGTCGAGACGGTCGTCGCCGAGCTTCCCGACGACGCCGTCGAGGTCGAGGAGCTCTCGATCGCGGACGACCCCGCACTGTACGCGCTGTGGTGGGAGAAGATCCCGGTCGTGCTGATCGACGGCGAGCTGCACGGTCACTGGCGGGTGTCGCCCGACCGGCTGCGCGCCGCGCTCACCGCTGCCGGCTGA
- a CDS encoding helix-turn-helix domain-containing protein: MAELPDVRFLTVAEVAELMRVSKMTVYRLVHSGELPAVRFGRSYRVPESAVTEALQRPIADVG, encoded by the coding sequence ATGGCGGAGCTGCCGGACGTGCGCTTCCTCACGGTGGCTGAGGTGGCCGAGCTCATGCGCGTCTCGAAGATGACGGTGTACCGCCTCGTGCACTCGGGCGAGCTGCCCGCGGTCCGGTTCGGTCGCAGCTACCGGGTGCCCGAGTCCGCGGTGACCGAAGCACTGCAACGGCCGATCGCCGACGTCGGCTAG